In Luteitalea sp. TBR-22, one genomic interval encodes:
- the thrB gene encoding homoserine kinase: MTAARPLSTVVVPASTSNLGPGFDALGLALELYLRADVTAITDDGRGQVRCTFTGAVPPGDNFIATGFEAVRAALGLATVPSVDVTVTCDIPPCAGLGSSAAALVAGGRLAALVMPGVTDSLLIDVITAIEGHPDNVTAAILGGLVAGCVRPDGHVVAVASRWPEAVRLVVATPSSALLTKTARAVLPAQVSRGDAIFNVQRVALLMQAVATGRTDVLRDAFEDRLHQPYRAALVPGLEAVLALEVPGKLGAFLSGAGPSVAVCVGGDPAPVVEALRGAYATIDPAVTIRVLDIHQPAHATPLAVSHG; the protein is encoded by the coding sequence ATGACCGCTGCCCGCCCGCTCTCCACGGTCGTCGTGCCGGCATCGACGTCGAACCTCGGCCCGGGGTTCGACGCCCTGGGCCTCGCGCTGGAGTTGTACCTGCGCGCCGACGTCACCGCGATCACCGACGACGGTCGCGGCCAGGTCCGGTGCACCTTCACCGGCGCGGTCCCACCGGGCGACAACTTCATCGCCACCGGCTTCGAGGCCGTCCGCGCGGCGCTCGGCCTGGCGACCGTGCCCTCGGTGGACGTGACGGTCACCTGCGACATCCCGCCGTGCGCCGGCCTGGGCAGCAGCGCCGCTGCCCTGGTGGCTGGCGGACGACTGGCCGCGCTGGTGATGCCCGGCGTGACCGACTCGCTGCTCATCGACGTCATCACGGCGATCGAGGGACACCCCGACAACGTCACCGCGGCGATTCTCGGCGGCCTGGTGGCCGGCTGCGTGCGACCGGACGGGCACGTCGTCGCGGTTGCCTCACGCTGGCCCGAGGCGGTGCGCCTGGTCGTCGCCACGCCTTCCAGCGCGCTGCTCACCAAGACCGCGCGGGCCGTGCTGCCGGCGCAGGTGTCGCGAGGCGACGCGATCTTCAACGTGCAGCGCGTCGCCCTGCTGATGCAGGCGGTCGCCACCGGGCGCACCGACGTGCTGCGCGACGCCTTCGAGGACCGCCTCCACCAGCCGTACCGCGCGGCGCTCGTGCCCGGCCTCGAGGCCGTGCTTGCCCTCGAGGTGCCGGGCAAGCTCGGCGCCTTCCTCTCCGGCGCGGGGCCGTCCGTCGCGGTGTGCGTCGGCGGCGATCCTGCCCCGGTCGTCGAGGCGCTGCGCGGCGCCTACGCCACGATCGACCCTGCCGTCACCATTCGCGTGCTCGACATCCACCAGCCGGCGCACGCCACGCCGCTGGCCGTGTCCCACGGGTAA
- a CDS encoding threonine synthase — protein MSTLIGLQCHVCHAAFPAEATYVCDQCFGPLEPVYDYEKARATLTREAIAARPRNIWRYRELLPITGEPLTGFGSGFTPLVPAPRLAARLGVRELYVKDDGVNHPTLSYKDRVVSVAATRAVELGFDTFGCASTGNLGNSVAAHAARLGLKCFVFIPDDLEPYKVLGSAVYHPTLLAVRGNYDDVNRLCSQVADKHGWGFANINLRSYYAEGAKTMGFEIVEQLGWRFPQHVVSPVAGGTLLPRIFRGFRELQQLGLADGELPKMYGAQAAGSAPVVRALHQGLDYPDPVKPSTIAKSIAIGNPADGFQVLEVLRESGGWGEMVTDEEILDGINLLADTEGIFTEPAGGTTVAVTRKLIAQGRIPADESIVVCITGNGYKTADIMTERVARAVRISRSLDDVDAYLAGTLAGVGEEGA, from the coding sequence GTGTCCACGCTGATCGGTTTGCAATGCCACGTGTGCCACGCCGCGTTCCCCGCGGAGGCCACCTACGTCTGCGACCAGTGCTTCGGCCCGCTCGAGCCGGTGTACGACTACGAGAAGGCCCGCGCCACGCTGACGCGCGAGGCCATCGCCGCCCGCCCCCGCAACATCTGGCGCTACCGCGAGCTGCTGCCGATCACCGGCGAGCCCCTCACCGGCTTCGGCTCGGGGTTCACGCCGCTCGTCCCGGCGCCGCGCCTGGCCGCGCGCCTCGGTGTCCGTGAGCTCTACGTCAAGGACGATGGCGTCAACCATCCGACGCTCTCGTACAAGGACCGCGTGGTGTCGGTGGCGGCGACGCGCGCCGTCGAACTCGGCTTCGACACGTTCGGGTGCGCGTCCACCGGCAACCTCGGCAACAGCGTGGCGGCGCACGCGGCGCGCCTCGGCCTGAAGTGCTTCGTCTTCATCCCCGACGACCTCGAGCCCTACAAGGTGCTCGGCTCGGCGGTGTACCACCCGACGCTGCTCGCCGTGCGCGGCAACTACGACGACGTGAACCGGCTCTGCTCGCAGGTGGCCGACAAGCACGGATGGGGCTTTGCCAACATCAACCTGCGGAGTTACTACGCCGAGGGCGCCAAGACGATGGGGTTCGAGATCGTCGAGCAGCTCGGGTGGCGCTTTCCGCAGCACGTCGTGTCGCCGGTCGCCGGGGGCACGCTGCTGCCGCGCATCTTCCGCGGCTTCCGCGAGCTGCAGCAACTCGGCCTGGCCGACGGCGAGCTGCCGAAGATGTACGGCGCGCAGGCGGCCGGATCGGCCCCGGTGGTCCGGGCGCTGCATCAGGGCCTGGACTACCCCGACCCCGTCAAGCCGTCGACGATTGCCAAGTCGATCGCGATCGGCAACCCCGCCGACGGGTTCCAGGTGCTCGAGGTCTTGCGCGAGTCGGGCGGCTGGGGTGAGATGGTGACCGACGAGGAGATCCTCGACGGCATCAACCTGCTGGCCGACACGGAAGGCATCTTCACCGAGCCGGCCGGCGGCACGACCGTCGCCGTGACGCGCAAGCTGATTGCCCAGGGGCGCATCCCCGCCGATGAATCCATCGTGGTCTGCATCACCGGCAACGGCTACAAGACGGCCGACATCATGACCGAGCGCGTGGCCAGGGCCGTCCGCATCAGCCGCTCACTCGACGACGTCGATGCCTACCTCGCGGGAACGCTCGCGGGCGTGGGCGAGGAAGGCGCATGA
- a CDS encoding aspartate kinase encodes MSRFVRSKLLVQKYGGSSVATPEHIRNVADRIIACQAEARHMVVAVSAMGKTTDQLIGMANQVSRHPAGREMDQLLACGETIAVSLLSLALQDRGVPAVSLTAAQCGIRTDGSFNKARIANVETGRLVHELESGRVVIVAGFQGVTSDHEVTTLGRGGGDITGAALAAALQAPVCEICTDVDGVYTADPNAVEGARMVPELSYEEAIELAASGAKVLHPRAAEICMQYDVPIHVRSTFHRRQGTWIRGGVMENAAVVGITSDKKIAKVTLLEVRDEPGLAAAIFRDLAREDVNVRLIIQAAPSHDRNRITFVTDNDQVDRIEELARTWRKKKIVGEVQVDLDVAKIAIVGSRIASTPGLAARMFTALAKVGVNIDCISTSEMKVSCVITRSDLDNAVRAVHGEFFGTARPAAPRATTPTRRPSTSRPARKVAAKPATTASKRRSAR; translated from the coding sequence ATGAGTCGCTTCGTACGCTCGAAGCTCCTGGTCCAGAAGTACGGCGGCAGTTCGGTCGCCACGCCCGAGCACATCCGCAACGTCGCCGACCGCATCATCGCCTGCCAGGCCGAGGCCAGGCACATGGTGGTGGCGGTCTCCGCGATGGGCAAGACCACCGATCAGCTGATCGGCATGGCCAACCAGGTGTCCCGCCACCCGGCCGGACGCGAGATGGACCAGTTGCTGGCCTGTGGCGAGACGATTGCCGTGTCGCTGCTCAGCCTCGCGCTGCAGGATCGCGGCGTGCCAGCCGTGTCGCTGACCGCGGCGCAGTGCGGCATCCGCACCGACGGCTCGTTCAACAAGGCGCGCATCGCCAACGTGGAGACTGGCCGCCTGGTGCACGAGCTCGAGAGCGGCCGCGTGGTGATCGTCGCCGGCTTCCAGGGCGTGACGAGCGACCACGAGGTCACCACGCTCGGGCGTGGCGGCGGCGACATCACCGGCGCCGCCCTGGCGGCGGCGTTGCAGGCGCCCGTCTGCGAGATCTGCACCGACGTGGACGGGGTGTACACGGCCGACCCGAACGCCGTCGAGGGCGCCAGAATGGTGCCCGAGCTGAGTTACGAAGAGGCCATCGAGCTGGCGGCCAGCGGCGCCAAGGTGCTGCACCCCCGGGCGGCCGAGATCTGCATGCAGTACGACGTGCCCATCCATGTGCGGTCGACGTTCCATCGACGCCAGGGCACGTGGATTCGTGGAGGAGTGATGGAGAACGCCGCAGTCGTCGGGATCACGTCGGACAAGAAGATCGCCAAGGTCACCCTCCTGGAGGTGCGCGACGAACCCGGGCTGGCGGCGGCGATCTTCCGCGACCTCGCGCGGGAGGACGTCAACGTCCGCCTGATCATCCAGGCCGCGCCGAGCCACGACCGGAACCGCATCACGTTCGTGACCGACAACGACCAGGTCGACCGCATCGAGGAACTCGCGCGGACCTGGCGGAAGAAGAAGATCGTCGGCGAAGTCCAGGTCGATCTCGACGTGGCCAAGATCGCCATCGTCGGCTCGCGCATCGCGTCGACGCCCGGCCTCGCGGCGCGGATGTTCACGGCCCTCGCGAAGGTGGGCGTCAACATCGACTGCATCAGCACCTCGGAGATGAAGGTGAGCTGCGTGATCACCCGCAGCGACCTCGACAACGCGGTGCGCGCGGTGCACGGGGAGTTCTTCGGCACCGCCCGGCCGGCGGCCCCGCGGGCCACGACGCCGACGCGTCGGCCGTCGACCAGCCGCCCGGCGCGGAAGGTCGCCGCCAAGCCGGCCACGACGGCGAGCAAGCGCCGCAGCGCGCGCTGA
- a CDS encoding M20/M25/M40 family metallo-hydrolase, producing MTVRRQVMALGVVFFLGSGAQAQQGAATLATRLLGQADVAAAVAAADTLEPWVIDQQVALCEVPAPPFKEQARAEVVRRAFADLGLRRVRVDAVGNVIGERDGTSAAGPHLVFSAHLDTVFPDGTVVKVRREGTRLLGPGITDDCRGLAVLLGVVKAIGEAGVKAPGRISFVATVGEEGLGDLRGVKHLFGPSGLGRIDRFVSIDGAGLEITNGGVGSKRYRVTFTGPGGHSYGAFGMPNPIHALGRAVAAIGALDVPATPKTTFNVGRIGGGTSVNSIPFEAWMEVDLRSESARSLADLDTRVRSAIEAAVVAENGRWRHASKVKADVRLVGDRPAGRTADTSDIVLAARSVLEALKQPVVLDTSSTDANVPMNLGIPAITIGGGGTGQGSHSLDESFDSRDAVVGLRQAILLAAALAQP from the coding sequence ATGACGGTCAGGCGACAGGTCATGGCGCTCGGCGTGGTGTTCTTCCTCGGCAGCGGGGCGCAGGCGCAACAAGGGGCGGCAACGCTCGCCACGCGGCTACTGGGGCAGGCCGACGTCGCGGCCGCCGTCGCCGCGGCCGACACGCTCGAGCCCTGGGTGATCGACCAACAGGTGGCCCTCTGTGAGGTGCCGGCCCCGCCTTTCAAGGAGCAGGCCCGAGCAGAGGTCGTGCGGCGGGCCTTCGCGGATCTGGGCCTGCGACGGGTCCGCGTCGACGCGGTCGGCAACGTCATCGGGGAACGCGACGGCACGAGCGCGGCCGGACCGCACCTGGTGTTCAGCGCGCACCTCGATACGGTGTTCCCCGACGGCACCGTCGTGAAGGTCCGGCGGGAGGGCACGCGATTGCTGGGGCCGGGCATCACCGACGACTGCCGTGGGCTGGCCGTGCTCCTCGGCGTCGTCAAGGCCATCGGAGAGGCCGGCGTGAAGGCCCCGGGCCGCATCTCCTTCGTGGCGACCGTCGGCGAGGAAGGGCTCGGTGACCTCCGGGGCGTGAAGCACCTGTTCGGCCCCAGCGGCCTCGGACGCATCGACCGCTTCGTGTCGATCGATGGGGCGGGGCTCGAGATCACCAACGGCGGCGTCGGCAGCAAGCGGTATCGCGTCACCTTCACGGGGCCCGGCGGCCACAGTTACGGTGCGTTCGGGATGCCCAACCCCATCCACGCGCTCGGGCGGGCGGTTGCCGCCATCGGCGCGCTCGACGTGCCCGCGACGCCGAAGACCACCTTCAACGTCGGACGGATCGGCGGCGGGACGTCGGTGAACTCCATCCCCTTCGAGGCCTGGATGGAGGTGGACCTGCGTTCCGAGTCGGCGAGGAGCCTTGCCGATCTGGACACGCGGGTCCGCAGTGCCATCGAGGCGGCCGTGGTCGCCGAGAACGGTCGCTGGCGGCATGCGAGCAAGGTCAAAGCCGACGTGAGGCTGGTGGGAGACCGACCGGCTGGTCGGACGGCCGACACCTCCGACATCGTCCTGGCGGCCCGGTCGGTCCTCGAGGCGCTGAAGCAACCGGTGGTGCTCGACACGTCCTCCACGGACGCGAACGTGCCGATGAATCTGGGCATCCCGGCCATCACGATCGGTGGCGGCGGAACGGGGCAGGGTTCGCATTCCCTCGACGAATCCTTCGATTCCCGCGACGCCGTTGTCGGGTTGCGGCAGGCCATCCTGCTCGCGGCGGCGCTCGCCCAGCCCTGA
- a CDS encoding D-alanyl-D-alanine carboxypeptidase family protein, whose product MLQLVGRRSLRTVIVLALSLGVCGLVGVTGADGATRSRTTAKRSSAKPQASRASTSRSRSAQASRSRSSRTTRYSASKSRQRRLAMARARQAAYARQLVEIQTPQFKAGANGQLVPDVRAGAAIIYNPATHQVLYESNAQTPRSIASITKVMTAVAFLENEVDLARRVTVHPDDLRGASTTYLRRNDEVSIQQLLHLLLIGSDNVAARTLARHSLYGPVGFVERMNQKAAELGLSSTHYYDPSGLYAENVSSAFDMARLISFAAGDERIASIMRMKEYQFAAPTRTVTLHNTNHLVGTDVDVRGGKTGFISKSGYCLATLLRLPQGDQVAVVVLGARSNPGRFWETRHLFNWLAGKAPAILATQTPEQQD is encoded by the coding sequence ATGCTCCAGCTCGTCGGACGTCGTTCGCTGCGCACGGTGATCGTGCTCGCCCTGTCGCTCGGCGTGTGTGGCCTGGTCGGCGTGACCGGGGCCGATGGCGCCACCAGGTCTCGCACCACCGCCAAGCGCAGCAGCGCCAAGCCTCAGGCCTCTCGTGCCTCGACCAGCCGGTCCAGGAGCGCACAGGCGTCGCGGTCGCGCAGCAGCCGTACGACACGCTATTCGGCATCAAAGTCCCGGCAGCGTCGGCTCGCGATGGCGCGGGCACGGCAGGCGGCGTATGCCCGGCAACTCGTCGAGATCCAGACGCCGCAGTTCAAGGCCGGGGCCAACGGGCAGTTGGTGCCGGACGTCCGGGCCGGCGCGGCGATCATCTACAACCCGGCCACCCATCAGGTGCTCTACGAGAGCAACGCGCAGACGCCCCGCTCGATCGCCAGCATCACCAAGGTGATGACCGCAGTGGCGTTTCTCGAGAACGAGGTGGATCTTGCGCGTCGGGTGACCGTGCACCCCGACGATCTGCGTGGAGCATCGACCACCTACCTGCGTCGCAACGACGAGGTGTCGATCCAGCAGCTGCTTCACCTGTTGCTCATCGGTTCGGACAACGTCGCGGCGCGCACGCTGGCCCGGCACTCGCTGTACGGTCCGGTCGGCTTCGTCGAGCGCATGAACCAGAAGGCGGCAGAGCTCGGGCTGTCCAGCACGCATTACTACGATCCGTCGGGGCTCTACGCCGAGAACGTGTCGTCGGCCTTCGACATGGCCCGGCTGATCTCCTTCGCCGCCGGCGACGAGCGCATCGCCTCCATCATGCGGATGAAGGAGTACCAGTTTGCCGCGCCGACCCGCACGGTGACGCTGCACAACACCAACCACCTCGTCGGCACCGACGTCGACGTGCGCGGGGGCAAGACCGGCTTCATCTCCAAGTCGGGCTACTGTCTGGCCACGCTGCTGCGCCTGCCCCAGGGCGACCAGGTCGCCGTCGTCGTGCTCGGCGCTCGCAGCAACCCGGGACGCTTCTGGGAGACACGCCACCTCTTCAACTGGCTCGCCGGCAAGGCGCCGGCCATCCTGGCGACCCAGACCCCGGAACAGCAGGACTGA
- a CDS encoding VWA domain-containing protein: MPVRLSRLGTLLAAALLGVATLSAQQAPPAAPPQAPPQAPAPAAPPEQPRADFSTVTSLVSTDVIPRDGAGQFLADLKKEDFVVVEDGVQQTVASLTLVHGGRYFNLAAPPPAPVEEGMVLPPPRPVNDAAGRIFMLFVDDLHLDFRQTPRIRDLFKKISTQLIHDGDMFGIVSTGPSSISVDLTYDRKRLDESIKKISGSGLKPKDILEQPNGQQGNQELRYRAHVAFSTAFDLMRELEKVQNRRKALIFVSNGFDFDPFPQGRLQRDALYGYNQTGMDPRDPAAVTNRQGQQFADADLARELADLTRAANRANATIYTIDPRGLVGGAEMDDEVDMVEWGNHVRKTQDSLRVLAEETGGTAVVNQNDFERALKKIDAETSDYYVLGYYSSNPDPTRKRRAIEVKVTRPGVNVWARKGYALKTPKDDDKSK, encoded by the coding sequence ATGCCTGTACGACTGAGCCGACTCGGCACGCTGTTGGCGGCGGCCCTGCTCGGCGTGGCGACCCTTTCCGCGCAGCAAGCCCCGCCGGCCGCACCGCCCCAGGCCCCCCCGCAGGCGCCGGCACCGGCGGCGCCGCCGGAACAGCCGCGCGCCGACTTCAGCACCGTCACCAGCCTCGTCAGCACCGACGTCATCCCGCGTGACGGCGCCGGGCAGTTCCTCGCCGACCTGAAGAAGGAAGACTTCGTGGTGGTCGAGGACGGCGTCCAGCAGACGGTGGCCTCCCTCACGCTGGTGCACGGCGGCCGCTACTTCAACCTCGCTGCGCCACCGCCGGCGCCCGTCGAGGAAGGCATGGTGCTGCCGCCACCGCGTCCCGTGAACGACGCGGCCGGGCGCATCTTCATGCTGTTTGTCGACGACCTGCACCTCGACTTCCGGCAGACGCCGCGCATCCGCGACCTGTTCAAGAAGATCTCGACGCAGTTGATTCACGACGGCGACATGTTCGGCATCGTGTCCACCGGCCCGTCCTCGATCTCGGTGGACCTGACCTATGACCGCAAGCGCCTCGACGAGTCGATCAAGAAGATCAGCGGCAGCGGCCTGAAGCCGAAGGACATCCTCGAGCAGCCCAACGGCCAGCAGGGCAACCAGGAACTCCGCTACCGCGCGCACGTGGCCTTCAGCACGGCCTTCGACCTGATGCGGGAACTCGAGAAGGTGCAGAACCGCCGGAAGGCGCTCATCTTCGTGAGCAACGGGTTCGACTTCGACCCCTTCCCGCAGGGACGGCTGCAGCGCGACGCGCTCTACGGCTACAACCAGACCGGGATGGACCCGCGTGACCCTGCGGCCGTGACCAACCGGCAGGGGCAGCAGTTCGCCGATGCCGACCTCGCGCGCGAGCTGGCCGACCTCACGCGCGCGGCCAATCGCGCCAACGCCACCATCTACACGATCGACCCGCGCGGCCTGGTCGGCGGCGCCGAGATGGACGACGAGGTCGACATGGTGGAATGGGGCAACCACGTTCGCAAGACGCAGGACAGCCTGCGCGTGCTCGCCGAGGAGACCGGCGGCACCGCCGTGGTCAACCAGAACGACTTCGAGCGCGCGCTCAAGAAGATCGACGCCGAGACGAGCGACTACTACGTGCTCGGCTACTACTCGAGCAATCCCGACCCGACCCGCAAGCGGCGGGCCATCGAAGTGAAGGTCACCCGCCCGGGTGTCAACGTGTGGGCGCGCAAGGGCTACGCGCTCAAGACGCCGAAGGACGACGACAAGAGCAAGTGA
- a CDS encoding LysR family transcriptional regulator — translation MDLRQLEIIRAIAETGSFTAAGVKLNVSQSAISRQVLLLEEELNEAVFLRIGRRIRITPAGEALLQLSHRVFLDLKETVARITDTQASLIGPVRLAGGMTVSLYVFPALLRDFRKHHPDAEIKITAGATDKCLTGLRSGLADVALLTLPINDPDLVTVPALQEELLVVSSPNHPLASKARVTPADLRDQPFVLFETGSNTRRVVDEFFLRNQIAPQIVTETENVEIIKALVRAGLGLSIISYQSVAREVASGQFFCARIVGQTLIRETGWVYVRANRVPRAVQEVLASFERVKPRLRVIPPPGRDRIGPDVHA, via the coding sequence ATGGACCTGCGCCAACTCGAGATCATCCGCGCCATCGCGGAAACCGGTTCGTTCACTGCCGCCGGCGTGAAGCTCAACGTGTCGCAGTCGGCCATCAGCCGGCAGGTGCTGCTGCTCGAGGAGGAACTGAACGAAGCGGTGTTCCTGCGGATCGGGCGGCGCATCCGCATCACCCCGGCCGGCGAAGCCCTGCTGCAGCTGAGCCATCGGGTGTTCCTGGACCTCAAGGAAACCGTCGCGCGGATCACCGATACGCAAGCCTCGCTGATCGGACCGGTGCGGCTGGCCGGTGGCATGACGGTCAGCCTGTACGTCTTTCCCGCCCTCCTTCGCGACTTCCGGAAGCACCACCCGGACGCCGAGATCAAGATCACCGCCGGGGCCACCGACAAGTGCCTGACGGGTCTGCGCTCGGGGCTGGCCGACGTGGCCCTGCTCACGCTGCCCATCAACGACCCGGATCTGGTGACCGTGCCGGCCCTGCAGGAGGAACTGCTGGTCGTCTCCTCGCCGAACCACCCGCTGGCGAGCAAGGCCCGCGTGACGCCCGCCGACCTCCGCGATCAGCCCTTCGTGCTGTTCGAGACCGGCTCCAACACCCGCCGTGTCGTCGACGAATTCTTCCTGCGCAACCAGATCGCGCCGCAGATCGTGACCGAGACGGAGAACGTCGAGATCATCAAGGCGCTGGTACGCGCCGGGCTCGGCCTGTCGATCATCTCGTACCAGAGCGTCGCACGCGAGGTCGCCTCCGGACAGTTCTTCTGTGCCCGCATCGTCGGCCAGACCCTCATCCGCGAGACCGGCTGGGTCTACGTCCGCGCCAATCGCGTGCCGCGGGCCGTGCAGGAAGTACTGGCATCCTTCGAGCGCGTGAAGCCGAGGCTGCGGGTGATCCCGCCCCCGGGCCGGGACCGCATCGGCCCTGACGTGCACGCCTGA
- a CDS encoding homoserine dehydrogenase, translating into MALSVGLLGFGTVGQSVARLLVERTDGLLTLTHVFNRNVARKQVDWVPSSVTWTERIEDVLDAGPDVIVEVTGGLEPARSWHERAIEAGIPVVTANKQLIATHGQALLAQAARRGVDLLFEAAVGGGIPVVRGLREGIAGDRLTTVSGILNGTCNYILTRMESAGLPFDAALAEAQQLGFAEADPTDDLEGYDARAKLCILARVGLGLDLAPASVPAESIRTISDDDFVYARRLQATIRQVSRVSVVDGSVEARVGPALVPLTSPLARVIGSQNLIVAGGVYGKETTFSGYGAGGFPTAVAVVSDLLAIARRAGGAPASWPATAAPASVSNLTVAPYYLRLVVRDQPGIIASLASIFSAHGINIDAVLQEPGNTKERLPFVITLEACPTSAMARALREIETLPFHVTPPLCLPVLA; encoded by the coding sequence ATGGCTCTGTCCGTGGGGTTGCTCGGATTCGGTACCGTCGGCCAGTCGGTGGCGCGGTTGCTCGTGGAACGGACCGACGGCCTGTTGACGCTCACGCACGTCTTCAATCGCAACGTCGCCCGCAAGCAGGTCGACTGGGTGCCCTCCTCGGTCACCTGGACCGAGCGCATCGAGGACGTCCTCGACGCGGGCCCGGACGTCATCGTCGAGGTGACCGGTGGCCTCGAACCGGCGCGGAGCTGGCATGAACGGGCGATCGAGGCAGGCATCCCGGTCGTCACGGCCAACAAGCAGCTGATTGCCACGCACGGCCAGGCGCTGCTCGCCCAGGCGGCCCGACGCGGCGTCGACCTGTTGTTCGAGGCCGCCGTCGGCGGCGGCATTCCCGTCGTGCGGGGCCTGCGCGAGGGCATCGCCGGCGACCGCCTGACGACGGTGTCGGGCATCCTCAACGGGACCTGCAACTACATCCTGACGCGCATGGAGTCGGCGGGCCTGCCGTTCGACGCCGCGCTCGCCGAGGCCCAGCAACTCGGCTTCGCGGAGGCCGACCCGACAGACGACCTCGAGGGTTACGACGCGCGCGCCAAGCTCTGCATCCTCGCCCGCGTCGGTCTCGGACTGGACCTCGCCCCGGCCAGCGTACCGGCCGAGTCCATCCGGACCATCAGCGACGACGACTTCGTGTACGCGCGCCGACTGCAGGCGACGATCCGGCAGGTCTCGCGCGTGTCGGTGGTCGATGGCTCGGTGGAGGCGCGGGTCGGCCCGGCACTCGTGCCGCTCACCTCGCCGCTGGCGCGCGTCATCGGCAGCCAGAACCTCATCGTCGCCGGCGGCGTGTATGGCAAGGAGACGACCTTCTCGGGCTATGGCGCCGGCGGCTTCCCGACGGCGGTCGCCGTGGTGTCTGACCTGCTGGCCATCGCGCGGCGGGCCGGCGGCGCGCCGGCCTCGTGGCCCGCGACCGCGGCGCCCGCCTCGGTCAGCAACCTGACGGTCGCGCCGTACTACCTGCGCCTGGTCGTGCGCGACCAGCCCGGCATCATCGCCAGCCTCGCGTCGATCTTCTCGGCGCACGGGATCAACATCGACGCCGTCCTGCAGGAGCCGGGCAACACGAAGGAACGCCTGCCGTTCGTGATCACGCTCGAAGCCTGTCCGACCAGCGCCATGGCGCGGGCCTTGCGTGAGATCGAGACGTTGCCGTTCCACGTGACCCCGCCCCTCTGCCTGCCCGTCCTCGCATGA
- the hemE gene encoding uroporphyrinogen decarboxylase, protein MNDRFLRACRRQPVDATPVWFMRQAGRYMPEYRALRQQYSLLELCRTPDLAAQVTLQPVEAIEVDAAILFSDLLLPLEPMGLTFDFVKGEGPAFDDPIRSAADVERLRPIDPETSLGHVLQTIRQLKPQLDVPLIGFVGAPFTLASYAIEGGPSKDFARTKAMMYAEPEAWHTLCGRLADMAGTYLRAQIAAGVDAVQVFDSWVGQLGPADYREFALPHTRRVFDAIADLDVPSIHFGVGTAMLLEDMATAGSDVVGADWRTPLDRAWQLIGTDKGIQGNLDPTLLLGPWSRVRAAVEDIVSRAGGRPGHIFNLGHGVLPMTSPEVIQRVARLVHSLTSTAR, encoded by the coding sequence GTGAACGACCGATTCCTCCGCGCCTGCCGGCGCCAGCCCGTCGACGCCACCCCCGTCTGGTTCATGCGCCAGGCCGGACGATACATGCCGGAATATCGGGCACTTCGCCAGCAGTACAGCCTCCTGGAGCTCTGCCGCACCCCCGATCTCGCCGCCCAGGTCACCCTCCAGCCGGTCGAGGCCATCGAGGTCGATGCCGCCATCCTGTTCTCGGACCTGCTCTTGCCGCTCGAGCCGATGGGGCTGACCTTCGATTTCGTGAAGGGCGAGGGCCCCGCCTTCGACGACCCCATCCGATCGGCGGCCGACGTCGAGCGGCTGCGCCCCATCGACCCCGAAACGTCACTCGGGCACGTCCTGCAGACCATCCGGCAGCTCAAACCCCAGCTCGACGTGCCGCTCATCGGCTTTGTCGGCGCCCCCTTCACCCTGGCGTCCTACGCCATCGAGGGCGGCCCCTCGAAGGACTTCGCCCGCACCAAGGCGATGATGTACGCCGAGCCCGAGGCGTGGCACACGCTCTGCGGACGCCTCGCCGACATGGCCGGGACCTACCTCCGCGCCCAGATTGCGGCCGGTGTCGATGCCGTCCAGGTCTTCGATTCGTGGGTCGGCCAACTCGGCCCTGCCGATTACCGCGAGTTCGCCCTGCCCCACACCCGGCGGGTCTTCGACGCCATCGCCGACCTCGACGTACCGTCGATTCATTTCGGCGTCGGCACGGCGATGCTGCTCGAGGACATGGCCACCGCCGGCAGCGACGTCGTCGGCGCCGACTGGCGCACGCCGCTCGACCGCGCCTGGCAGCTCATCGGCACCGACAAGGGGATCCAGGGCAACCTCGACCCCACCCTGCTGCTCGGCCCGTGGTCGCGGGTCCGCGCCGCGGTCGAGGACATCGTGAGCCGCGCCGGCGGACGGCCGGGCCACATCTTCAACCTCGGCCATGGCGTCCTGCCCATGACGTCGCCCGAGGTCATCCAGCGGGTCGCCCGGCTGGTGCACTCGCTCACCTCGACCGCGCGATGA